A DNA window from Carassius gibelio isolate Cgi1373 ecotype wild population from Czech Republic chromosome A6, carGib1.2-hapl.c, whole genome shotgun sequence contains the following coding sequences:
- the LOC128015879 gene encoding double-stranded RNA-binding protein Staufen homolog 1 isoform X1: MSQLQFQAPANPAPSAAPLQLAPPQPGFSIPCGAAPLPSESASHPLRNSALPSASATPFCNPTESNMANPKEKTPMCLVNELARYNKIQPEYKLLSEQGPAHSKIFSVRLTLGDQHWDAEGTSIKKAQHSAATCALTQTNLPKPNHRSPRHPGKNPGGIYKGSEYNVTHTVELNALCMKLGKKPIYKPIDAYQGMRPAFNYNIRAPGPYARPMQHYYYPFPPVGPVLYHMELSIGGQQFHGKGRTRQAAKHDAAAKAIKYLQKEPVMQQIAEMKEEPVQENLNKSEISQVFEIALKRNMSVNFEVLKETGSPHLKSFVVRVTVGEFSGEGEGKSKKIAKKLAAIAVLEELHKLPQLPVIDKIPLRIKKKSKSIIKLQTSPEYGQGMNPISRLAQIQQAKKEKEPEYTIVTERGLPRRREFVMQVSVAGQNAEGMGPSKKVAKRNAAEKMLEFLGFKVPQPQPPKPALKTDEKTPAKKPGDGRKVTFFEPGSVEKAGLVNKEEDFRIPFLSHQQLPAGILPMVPEVAQAVGANQGPHAKDYGRTAAPNPAKTTVTAIIANELLFAGTSPTAEGILKTNNSLAHRPHGPLTRPSEQLSYLATVQGLQVEYKDFPKNNKNELVSLINCSSQPPLISHGIGKDVESCHDMAALNILKLLSELDQQSNERTANGPMTGCNKQDLEGDALLKPANSSTIRKTLDGTV, translated from the exons atgtcaCAGCTTCAGTTCCAGGCACCTGCCAACCCTGCACCCAGTGCTGCCCCTCTACAGCTGGCCCCGCCCCAACCTGGGTTCAGCATTCCCTGCGGCGCCGCTCCTTTACCCTCAGAGAGTGCGAGTCACCCGCTTCGAAACTCCGCCCTGCCTTCCGCCTCTGCCACGCCCTTCTGCAACCCCACAG AATCTAACATGGCAAACCCTAAAGAGAAGACCCCTATGTGTCTGGTAAATGAGTTAGCCCGTTACAATAAGATCCAACCTGAATACAAACTACTCAGTGAACAAGGACCAGCCCACTCCAAG ATTTTCTCAGTGCGGTTAACTCTGGGGGATCAGCACTGGGATGCAGAGGGGACCAGTATCAAAAAAGCCCAGCACTCAGCAGCAACATGTGCTCTCACCCAAACTAATCTCCCCAAACCTAATCACAGAAGCCCCCGCCACCCAGGCAAGAACCCAGGTGGGATCTACAAGGGCTCAGAGT ATAATGTAACCCACACTGTGGAGCTTAATGCACTTTGTATGAAGTTGGGCAAGAAGCCCATCTACAAACCTATAGATGCCTACCAGGGGATGAGACCAGCATTCAACTACAACATCAGAGCACCAGGCCCTTATGCACGCCCCATGCAGCA TTATTACTACCCATTTCCTCCTGTGGGGCCAGTACTGTATCATATGGAGCTGTCTATCGGTGGACAACAGTTCCACGGCAAGGGCCGCACACGTCAAGCAGCCAAACATGACGCTGCGGCTAAAGCTATCAAATATCTGCAGAAAGAGCCAGTAATGCAGCAAATAGCTGAG ATGAAAGAAGAGCCAGTACAGGAAAACCTTAACAAATCAGAGATCAGCCAAGTGTTTGAGATTGCACTGAAGCGCAACATGTCTGTGAATTTTGAG GTGCTTAAAGAGACTGGCTCTCCTCACTTGAAGAGTTTTGTGGTGCGGGTAACAGTGGGCGAGTTTTCAGGGGAGGGTGAGGGCAAAAGCAAGAAGATCGCCAAAAAACTAGCCGCCATCGCTGTCCTGGAGGAGCTCCACAAACTGCCTCAACTACCTGTCATCGACAAGATACCACTACgcattaaaaagaaaagcaagtCCATTATTAAG CTGCAGACCAGTCCCGAGTACGGTCAGGGCATGAACCCCATCAGCAGACTGGCTCAGATCCAGCAGGCTAAGAAAGAAAAAGAGCCAGAGTACACTATAGTGACAGAGAGAGGACTGCCTCGACGCAGAGAGTTTGTCATGCAG GTGTCAGTTGCAGGTCAGAATGCGGAAGGAATGGGACCTAGTAAAAAAGTGGCCAAGAGAAATGCAGCCGAGAAGATGCTGGAGTTTCTGGGCTTCAAAGTGCCTCAGCCACAGCCACCCAAACCGGCTCTGAAAACCGATGAGAAG ACTCCTGCTAAGAAGCCTGGAGATGGACGTAAAGTGACCTTCTTTGAGCCAGGCTCTGTGGAGAAGGCTGGTCTGG TCAATAAGGAGGAAGATTTCCGAATTCCCTTTCTCAGCCATCAGCAGCTTCCTGCTGGCATTTTACCCATGGTGCCTGAGGTGGCACAGGCAGTGGGTGCCAACCAGGGACCCCATGCCAAAGACTACGGTCGCACAGCTGCCCCCAACCCAGCCAAGACCACTGTAACTGCCATTATTGCCAATGAGCTGCTGTTTGCTGGGACGTCCCCGACCGCGGAGGGTATACTGAAGACCAACAACAGCTTGGCACACAGACCCCACGGACCCCTTACCAGACCGTCCGAACAGCTCAGCTACCTGGCCACTGTACAGGGCTTACAG GTTGAATACAAAGACTTTCCCAAAAATAACAAGAACGAGCTTGTGTCTCTGATCAACTGCTCCTCTCAGCCCCCTCTCATCAGCCACGGCATCGGCAAGGATGTGGAGTCCTGCCATGACATG GCTGCTCTGAACATCCTGAAGCTCCTGTCAGAACTTGACCAGCAGTCTAATGAGCGCACAGCTAATGGACCAATGACAGG GTGCAACAAACAAGACCTCGAGGGCGATGCATTATTAAAACCGGCTAACTCAAGCACCATCAGAAAGACACTGGATGGCACAGTGTAA
- the LOC128015879 gene encoding double-stranded RNA-binding protein Staufen homolog 1 isoform X2, which produces MSQLQFQAPANPAPSAAPLQLAPPQPGFSIPCGAAPLPSESASHPLRNSALPSASATPFCNPTESNMANPKEKTPMCLVNELARYNKIQPEYKLLSEQGPAHSKIFSVRLTLGDQHWDAEGTSIKKAQHSAATCALTQTNLPKPNHRSPRHPGKNPDNVTHTVELNALCMKLGKKPIYKPIDAYQGMRPAFNYNIRAPGPYARPMQHYYYPFPPVGPVLYHMELSIGGQQFHGKGRTRQAAKHDAAAKAIKYLQKEPVMQQIAEMKEEPVQENLNKSEISQVFEIALKRNMSVNFEVLKETGSPHLKSFVVRVTVGEFSGEGEGKSKKIAKKLAAIAVLEELHKLPQLPVIDKIPLRIKKKSKSIIKLQTSPEYGQGMNPISRLAQIQQAKKEKEPEYTIVTERGLPRRREFVMQVSVAGQNAEGMGPSKKVAKRNAAEKMLEFLGFKVPQPQPPKPALKTDEKTPAKKPGDGRKVTFFEPGSVEKAGLVNKEEDFRIPFLSHQQLPAGILPMVPEVAQAVGANQGPHAKDYGRTAAPNPAKTTVTAIIANELLFAGTSPTAEGILKTNNSLAHRPHGPLTRPSEQLSYLATVQGLQVEYKDFPKNNKNELVSLINCSSQPPLISHGIGKDVESCHDMAALNILKLLSELDQQSNERTANGPMTGCNKQDLEGDALLKPANSSTIRKTLDGTV; this is translated from the exons atgtcaCAGCTTCAGTTCCAGGCACCTGCCAACCCTGCACCCAGTGCTGCCCCTCTACAGCTGGCCCCGCCCCAACCTGGGTTCAGCATTCCCTGCGGCGCCGCTCCTTTACCCTCAGAGAGTGCGAGTCACCCGCTTCGAAACTCCGCCCTGCCTTCCGCCTCTGCCACGCCCTTCTGCAACCCCACAG AATCTAACATGGCAAACCCTAAAGAGAAGACCCCTATGTGTCTGGTAAATGAGTTAGCCCGTTACAATAAGATCCAACCTGAATACAAACTACTCAGTGAACAAGGACCAGCCCACTCCAAG ATTTTCTCAGTGCGGTTAACTCTGGGGGATCAGCACTGGGATGCAGAGGGGACCAGTATCAAAAAAGCCCAGCACTCAGCAGCAACATGTGCTCTCACCCAAACTAATCTCCCCAAACCTAATCACAGAAGCCCCCGCCACCCAGGCAAGAACCCAG ATAATGTAACCCACACTGTGGAGCTTAATGCACTTTGTATGAAGTTGGGCAAGAAGCCCATCTACAAACCTATAGATGCCTACCAGGGGATGAGACCAGCATTCAACTACAACATCAGAGCACCAGGCCCTTATGCACGCCCCATGCAGCA TTATTACTACCCATTTCCTCCTGTGGGGCCAGTACTGTATCATATGGAGCTGTCTATCGGTGGACAACAGTTCCACGGCAAGGGCCGCACACGTCAAGCAGCCAAACATGACGCTGCGGCTAAAGCTATCAAATATCTGCAGAAAGAGCCAGTAATGCAGCAAATAGCTGAG ATGAAAGAAGAGCCAGTACAGGAAAACCTTAACAAATCAGAGATCAGCCAAGTGTTTGAGATTGCACTGAAGCGCAACATGTCTGTGAATTTTGAG GTGCTTAAAGAGACTGGCTCTCCTCACTTGAAGAGTTTTGTGGTGCGGGTAACAGTGGGCGAGTTTTCAGGGGAGGGTGAGGGCAAAAGCAAGAAGATCGCCAAAAAACTAGCCGCCATCGCTGTCCTGGAGGAGCTCCACAAACTGCCTCAACTACCTGTCATCGACAAGATACCACTACgcattaaaaagaaaagcaagtCCATTATTAAG CTGCAGACCAGTCCCGAGTACGGTCAGGGCATGAACCCCATCAGCAGACTGGCTCAGATCCAGCAGGCTAAGAAAGAAAAAGAGCCAGAGTACACTATAGTGACAGAGAGAGGACTGCCTCGACGCAGAGAGTTTGTCATGCAG GTGTCAGTTGCAGGTCAGAATGCGGAAGGAATGGGACCTAGTAAAAAAGTGGCCAAGAGAAATGCAGCCGAGAAGATGCTGGAGTTTCTGGGCTTCAAAGTGCCTCAGCCACAGCCACCCAAACCGGCTCTGAAAACCGATGAGAAG ACTCCTGCTAAGAAGCCTGGAGATGGACGTAAAGTGACCTTCTTTGAGCCAGGCTCTGTGGAGAAGGCTGGTCTGG TCAATAAGGAGGAAGATTTCCGAATTCCCTTTCTCAGCCATCAGCAGCTTCCTGCTGGCATTTTACCCATGGTGCCTGAGGTGGCACAGGCAGTGGGTGCCAACCAGGGACCCCATGCCAAAGACTACGGTCGCACAGCTGCCCCCAACCCAGCCAAGACCACTGTAACTGCCATTATTGCCAATGAGCTGCTGTTTGCTGGGACGTCCCCGACCGCGGAGGGTATACTGAAGACCAACAACAGCTTGGCACACAGACCCCACGGACCCCTTACCAGACCGTCCGAACAGCTCAGCTACCTGGCCACTGTACAGGGCTTACAG GTTGAATACAAAGACTTTCCCAAAAATAACAAGAACGAGCTTGTGTCTCTGATCAACTGCTCCTCTCAGCCCCCTCTCATCAGCCACGGCATCGGCAAGGATGTGGAGTCCTGCCATGACATG GCTGCTCTGAACATCCTGAAGCTCCTGTCAGAACTTGACCAGCAGTCTAATGAGCGCACAGCTAATGGACCAATGACAGG GTGCAACAAACAAGACCTCGAGGGCGATGCATTATTAAAACCGGCTAACTCAAGCACCATCAGAAAGACACTGGATGGCACAGTGTAA